DNA from Aphis gossypii isolate Hap1 chromosome 3, ASM2018417v2, whole genome shotgun sequence:
gtaataaaaacatattataatttattttaacattagttTAGCTCGAATAGTCGAACTATGAAGTataactatacttatattatacttgagtGAATTGTCATTAGGTAATATGGACAGAACAATATTCTTGTAAGATTACacgttttgtattataataatattattttaataaattattttcacaaattaaaaaatttagctCCTGGTCTGGATAAATGGATACCTATAGgtgcataattaaaatttccaatattctataggtaatataatatcttataaacatatactactaaatttagaaatattttttttttttttaaataagtttatgtgTTTGAAATCTATTGAATTCATTCATCGAAATAATTTCACtctatagtataaatttgattatatgcAAAGTATTTTATGAACTTATGTATTTGGTTGTGTATAACCGAAGAGTACTATACTTATCTGCGGTGTTAGCTCAACAATCCAAACCACACCTGTTGATCGAggaagattatttttttgaaaataatgtgtttgATATGCAACGATTGTAGTAATACTATGTGACTATGtgactatagataataaaatggaCGTCCAGCTAAATTCGTATGTTATATGCTCCATGTacgctatttaaatatttagagtaTTGTACTcaccgttatttttttttttttttaagcgtttaattcattgtgttataatattattaaataaaaaataaacaaatctacaattcaaatttcaattttgtataatatataaatattaataataaactgttattattaacatcattTTCACAAACGTAAAGTATTGGCCGGCGTATACTATAGGCAAAAGAGGTACATGACTgcagtgtttaaaatattgtcattgattttagaataatactatacagaTAAGGTGTCATATCATACGAAGATTCGGTGTCTATAATTTTGTTCACAACAGAAGTCGTTGTAGTATTACTGtgaacttttaattatattttttttctattgaacatttcctatttttattgatacctaaaatatattgcgCTGCGCTTCGTGGTGGCACAAAATCTTATCTACATTTTACAACCAATTATTACTTGGTCTCTTTTGAAACACAGTATTAtattcacatatatatataatattaaattattttaaaattattttagtgattTAATTGATCCGACATCGCCATGAGTCCTGTATGTTTTTTGatatcagaatattttttatgaattaacagTATTTGATTCTTATTactcaaacttttttctattataagatttatcttttattcaatgcaattaaattatttaatacatttataagctAGTTATcctgaaaaatatgtaacagAACAATCTTCTACGTAATAGTttcatttatctttttatgttacatttttctgatattatttttgtgggtGAGGAAAATGAAGACGACGACACTGTGCCCAAACACGATTCTGATTTCTGACCCTTCATTAAAGGAGCATAAcactcaaaaaaataaatctattttaaaatatagtattaagtgaaataaaaacagagataccattaaaatatatttacaactaTTATTTAGCCTGCGGCagtcatttgaaaaatacgcGTGACGTCATAATTTCGCCGCCGCCGATTACTGTGTACACGATTTTACGGGAGTAATACGACTCTCGCTATTTATACGCTTATAAGTCGGCTAATACTCAATTTATTGATGTAgacctttataataatttaaagttcacaaatttttcttttattgcatgttttttacaataataagttCATCATatgattcaattaaaaattaaacaaacatttatttatacgacTGTAGACTATTTTAGGACTGTTGTGcaccgtattattattgtgtaaatgtaactatttttattatttatacatgtttgtagataatatttacagtattGTTTAACTTAGTATAATGTTGTGTTTatcgttatataaataacaatatttgccCAGTGgtgtatcaaaataaaaactgtaataattaatataaataatactgtcTAGTCGTCTAGGCCTCAGTCGTACGTCGCGAGTCCCGTACTCATCGTGTTTCGTGTAATCGTATGTTTAGTTTTCGTATGCGcagtatagtttatatttatacaataaaataaaagattgcacctattaaaatgttgtgttCCGTTTATGGTTGTTCTAATCATAGTGAAGAAGGTGTTAAAACAGGCccagaaaaaatacatttttttacatttcctaaaagagaaaaatctcctaaacgatttaaaaaatggagTGAATtctgtaaaagaaaaaatttcgtTCCAGGAAAATCAGCTGtaatatgttcaaaatattttaacaaaaatgatttaaatcaaTCTGATTTACTTCGTCAAAAACTTATGCCGAATTCTAAGGTCCTTGTTCATTTAAATGCTGGTGTTTTCCCTACTATTTTTTCACAACAGGATTCTAATCAAACGTTAAACCGTTCGCAACGTTCTTCTAGAACAAAATTGCAAAATATGGTAAATTCAGTAACTGCCAAAACAAGTAcaccgaaaaaaaataacaattcatgCAATAACATCGAAACATATATATCAGAAAGTGAATCTGTAGACGGCAGTTTTGATAATGCTTCTACATTTCtacaagtacaataaaatcaaaaaaaataaaatttggtacaaatgATGTTGGTATACAATGTGACATCGAAAATGACTATTTACGTCGTGACAACGTAAATGAATTATCGTTTGATCTTCCATcggaagatgatttgtcagaaGAAGATGAAGAGTTTGAGGAATTTTCTGAAAGTGATCATAATGACCAATCACAACAACTTAcagataattcaaataaaattagtaataattcatgctttattatattttgggaGTGTTCATCTGAATTATTTGACACGTGCCGTAAATGTTCTTCTTCCGTAGTGgcaaaaaaacattatcttcAAGGTGCATTACTCTcaattacaacaaaatgtaaaaaaaggaCATACGTTCCAGTGGAATTCTCAAAAAAAGAATGGTAAACAACCAgaaggtaatatattaatagctgCTTCATTAACACTGTCGGGAATTCTTTTCAATCAAATGACTGCATTTTGtaatactttaaaacttaACTTTTTTACGAGAactatatatgataaatttttaaaactttatattggGCCAGTTATTTGTAATGTTTgggaaaaggaaaaaaaaaatttagaagaaCTTAAAAATGGGTCTAATAAGATTTGGCTTGCGGGCGATGGACAATTTGACTCTCCTGGATTCTGTgcaaaatattgtacttattcaATTATGGACGTGGAGACaggaaaaataattggttttaaattagttcAACAATTAATGGTTCAAGGTGATTTAGAACGTTATGCTTGTGGATCGTTACTTAACGAATTAGTTAATGAAGAAAATTgcaaaatagatatttttcttaCCGATAGACATAAGGGTATTCGATGTGACATGAGAATAAATCATTCGAATATTGAACATGAGTTCGACATATGGCATATTTCTAAAAGTTTAATGAAACGTATGAAAACATTAGACAAAAAATATCCTGATGCGTTTTTGTGGAAAACCAGTATTAGCAACCATTTATGGTGGTCAGCGCAAACATGCCATGATGATGGAGATTTGTTAGTGAAGAAATTTACTTCTATTTTGAAgcatattagtaatatacacGAATGGGTTGAAGATggtgaattaataaaatgtgaacATGCACATTTTGTACTAAGACAggatcatttatattttgattaatttcacagttaatactttttgaagTCATGTAAGGAAAATACGCATGTACTTCTAAATGAAGTTCTGGTTGTTTTCGCCGTAGGATTTCTTTTTATACGTGTCTTTTTGTCGGAAAATTGAAATTGGAAATgtgtgttattgttttttcatcATCAAAAACCTCAAAACTCGGTTTATAGTTTGAGTGAATCCATTAAAGTAAGGTGGGCGAGTTACTTTACCTTTACTATTAATTCTAAACGatcattgaaataatttattgcatttaagTACTAGAAATGGTTAAACTAAATCTGATTTAGTTAATGCACATAATTATATGGATTTTCACTGAATAAATTTCTACTGTTTAGACCAGGGGTCGGCAACCTTTTTGGTGTCAGGagtcaaataatttcaaaaaaaattttt
Protein-coding regions in this window:
- the LOC126550964 gene encoding uncharacterized protein LOC126550964 gives rise to the protein MGKSTIKSKKIKFGTNDVGIQCDIENDYLRRDNVNELSFDLPSEDDLSEEDEEFEEFSESDHNDQSQQLTDNSNKIRHTFQWNSQKKNGKQPEGNILIAASLTLSGILFNQMTAFCNTLKLNFFTRTIYDKFLKLYIGPVICNVWEKEKKNLEELKNGSNKIWLAGDGQFDSPGFCAKYCTYSIMDVETGKIIGFKLVQQLMVQGDLERYACGSLLNELVNEENCKIDIFLTDRHKGIRCDMRINHSNIEHEFDIWHISKSLMKRMKTLDKKYPDAFLWKTSISNHLWWSAQTCHDDGDLLVKKFTSILKHISNIHEWVEDGELIKCEHAHFVLRQDHLYFD